A region of Denticeps clupeoides chromosome 19, fDenClu1.1, whole genome shotgun sequence DNA encodes the following proteins:
- the c1qtnf7 gene encoding complement C1q tumor necrosis factor-related protein 7, whose protein sequence is MRSIVALLCLFQGVLGQALGAKAKEGQPRLVCSAPGLPGPPGKPGPSGPPGADGFVGIPGRDGREGRKGEKGEKGDAGAKGKVGPTGKMGQRGDRGPTGKRGPSGDAGDLGLPGPPGPPGEKGNKGLRGHKGTAGICKCGSLVPKSAFSVSITSSYPTEMVPIKFNKVLFNEGGHYNTETGKFVCAYPGIYYFSYDITLANKHLAIGLVQNGQYRIKTFDANTGNHDVTSGSTVMFLNPEDEVWLEIFFRDQNGLFADPGWADSLFSGFLLYADTNYLDELAEDYA, encoded by the exons ATGCGGTCCATCGTGGCTCTGCTCTGTCTGTTTCAGGGTGTGCTCGGACAGGCGCTGGGAGCCAAAGCAAAAGAAGGCCAGCCCCGCCTGGTCTGCAGCGCTCCAGGTCTGCCTGGTCCACCAGGTAAACCTGGTCCCAGCGGGCCCCCGGGTGCTGATGGCTTTGTTGGGATTCCCGGTCGGGACggcagggaaggaaggaagggagaaaagggagagaaaggagaTGCAG GAGCCAAGGGGAAGGTCGGCCCTACTGGTAAGATGGGTCAACGAGGAGATAGGGGACCCACAGGAAAGCGTGGTCCCAGCGGAGATGCAGGAGACTTAGGCCTGCCTGGGCCACCAGGCCCACCAGGAGAGAAAGGTAACAAGGGCCTGAGGGGTCACAAAGGGACAGCCGGGATTTGTAAATGTGGAAGTCTGGTTCCCAAATCTGCCTTCTCTGTGAGCATCACCAGCAGCTACCCAACTGAAATGGTGCCCATTAAATTCAACAAGGTTCTCTTCAACGAGGGTGGTCACTATAACACAGAGACTGGCAAGTTTGTCTGTGCATACCCGGGCATCTACTACTTTTCTTATGACATCACTCTGGCCAACAAGCACCTGGCCATTGGTCTGGTGCAGAATGGTCAGTACCGGATCAAGACATTTGACGCAAACACGGGCAACCATGATGTGACCTCTGGCTCCACGGTGATGTTTCTCAACCCGGAGGACGAAGTGTGGCTGGAGATCTTTTTTAGGGACCAGAATGGCTTGTTTGCGGATCCAGGATGGGCTGATAGCCTCTTCTCTGGGTTCCTGCTATACGCAGATACCAACTACTTGGATGAACTAGCAGAGGACTATGCGTAG